From Candidatus Polarisedimenticolia bacterium, the proteins below share one genomic window:
- a CDS encoding serine hydrolase: GTSAQVWQFIATDSGHYKVQAESDRAQGWDVAGGPGATADGVRIHLWRNVVNVDNELRFRSMTGGFELKKAEESTATRFSGLVQERDADQFARFEVEVEPAEPHRIVRLDLRAVARPSEFALPRLNESDLGAALRARLEADTAADKFAGAVMVARSGQTIFSGAYGLADRDQKIPNKLSTRFRIGSMNKMFTGTAVLQLVQASRIKLDDPLGKYLTDYPNQDIAAKVTIHQLLTHTGGTGDFFGPEFDTHRLELRTLQDYVKLFGQRGPAFEPGSRWAYSNYGMLLLGVIIERVTGVSYYDYVRDNVYKPAGMVGTGSLPEDEVVPDRSIGYMKRDGAWKPNTDTLPYRGTSAGGGYSTVEDLARFASALTTHKLLNAQYTELLTTGKVDTPGGGKYAYGFDERIDQAVRSFGHGGGAPGMNGDLRIYPQSGHVIAVLSNVDPPAAGRISQFISNRLPAGRE; the protein is encoded by the coding sequence GGGACGAGCGCCCAGGTCTGGCAGTTCATCGCCACGGACAGCGGCCACTACAAGGTCCAGGCCGAGAGCGACCGGGCCCAGGGCTGGGACGTCGCCGGCGGTCCGGGCGCCACCGCGGATGGCGTCAGGATCCACCTCTGGCGCAACGTCGTCAACGTCGACAACGAACTGCGATTCCGCAGCATGACCGGCGGCTTCGAGCTCAAGAAGGCCGAAGAGTCCACCGCGACGCGGTTTTCCGGCCTCGTCCAGGAGCGCGACGCCGACCAGTTCGCGCGATTCGAGGTCGAAGTGGAGCCGGCGGAGCCGCACCGCATCGTCCGGCTGGACCTCCGAGCCGTCGCCCGGCCGTCCGAATTCGCCCTCCCCCGGCTGAACGAGAGCGATCTGGGCGCGGCGCTGCGCGCCCGGCTGGAAGCGGACACCGCGGCCGACAAGTTCGCCGGCGCGGTGATGGTGGCCCGGAGCGGCCAGACGATTTTCAGCGGCGCCTATGGCCTGGCCGACCGCGACCAGAAGATTCCGAACAAGCTGAGCACCCGCTTCCGGATCGGCTCGATGAACAAGATGTTCACGGGGACGGCGGTGCTGCAGCTCGTCCAGGCCAGCAGGATCAAGCTGGACGATCCGCTCGGCAAGTACCTGACCGATTATCCCAATCAGGACATCGCCGCCAAGGTGACGATCCATCAGCTACTGACGCACACCGGCGGCACGGGCGACTTCTTCGGACCGGAATTCGACACGCATCGCCTGGAGCTGCGCACGCTTCAGGACTACGTGAAACTCTTCGGCCAGCGCGGACCGGCCTTCGAGCCAGGCAGCCGGTGGGCATACAGCAACTACGGCATGTTGCTGCTGGGCGTGATCATCGAGCGGGTGACGGGCGTCAGCTACTACGACTACGTCCGCGACAACGTCTACAAGCCGGCCGGCATGGTGGGGACGGGCTCGCTGCCGGAGGACGAAGTCGTGCCGGATCGTTCCATCGGCTACATGAAGCGCGACGGCGCCTGGAAGCCCAATACGGACACGCTGCCCTACCGCGGGACGTCGGCGGGCGGAGGCTACTCGACCGTCGAGGACCTGGCGAGGTTTGCTTCCGCGCTCACCACCCACAAGCTGCTGAACGCCCAGTACACCGAGCTGCTGACGACCGGCAAGGTGGACACGCCGGGCGGCGGCAAGTACGCCTATGGCTTCGACGAGAGGATCGATCAGGCAGTTCGCTCCTTCGGTCATGGCGGCGGCGCGCCGGGCATGAACGGCGACCTGCGGATCTACCCGCAGTCCGGCCATGTGATCGCGGTGCTGTCGAACGTGGATCCGCCCGCCGCCGGCCGGATCTCTCAGTTCATCAGCAACCGGTTGCCGGCCGGGCGCGAGTAG